The Triticum aestivum cultivar Chinese Spring chromosome 5A, IWGSC CS RefSeq v2.1, whole genome shotgun sequence genomic sequence atgcctttgaaCAATTCTTCCAAGTctaatgcatgcaatctattgagccaagcatgccaggaaaaccgcgagctttgttcatcgctAAAAGCCTTGCGATGTCTTCAGcgttgggagatctcaaatactcctcgcgaaagacttgcacaattccgactgcgaagcgcttgacacacatgatggtttggctctcacccatagccaagtgatcatcaactagatcagccgttataccgtatgccaacatacgcaaagcggctgtcaccttctgaaaggtgctatgcccgagctctccggcggtattcctcctttgctgaaaaaagcggtcatggctcgctagtttctctgcaatgcgcctgaacaactcggtgctcatcctaaaccggcgacgaaaatacgactcggggtatgtgggattctccgcaaaataatgcctgatcaatctgttgtgggcatcgatcctatccctccaaattttttgccaacccataaccgaaccaccgtgcttcggttttttattaatatgcatagctaggatcattgcaagatcctcctcctcttccatatcaaattcttcttcggaagaatcatacgacgaactcatctacaatattGAATACTATGCTATAAATAAAAAACTACAATCAATATGCACGAAATTCATGACTTTTGGGCAATACATACCTTctaggcgttttgtcgaacaccttgcgggcgccgagcGGCAGCGAGCGCTGTTCGTCGGCGGACCAGCATGCGCGCGAGGCGGCGGGCCTAGAGGGGGGCCGGAGAAAGCGCGCGCGgggcggggataggccggggaagcgccgaAACGGTCGCCAGGTGGCGCGGTCAGCGGCGACGGCACGGCTGGATGGGGGGTGAGAGGTGCGAGCGAGCGCGCGagagtccagcgcgcgggagcgggcgcagcaaataagcggtGCGCGATTGCGTTTCAGCCCGCGCGCTGGACTACGTATTGCCGCGCGCGCGGTTTTTGCGGGCCCGCTGGAGCAACTATTCCGGTTGCGCGCGCATTAAAAGGGGGATTTTGCGTCGCGACGCTAATTTgacgcgcctgttggagatgctctaaacaaGCAGCTCGGTGCATTGTGACTGCACAGTGCGACATAAATGCACGCAATGATGGGCCAACTGAGTGTCAGaaagtattactccctccgttccaaaatatagcgcgtactcggtttccgtgcttcaactttgaccattaatttaatcaacaagaccgattgcggcgggcgaaaaaattatatcaatgaattcgtattcaaaaaaagtttttaattatataatttttgatcccgccgcagtcggtctcgtgggttaaatttatggtcaaagttgaacctcgaaaagtgtgggcgcgctatattttggaacggagggagtagtacactaTGGGCCAGCAAATTGTACTGTTCGTTGGAGCACTTCACTTCACAATACGTACGTATGGTTTTACAGCCTCTTGGGGGGCATCAACTTTCTTGAGAGAAGAGGCAACTGGCTTAGATTTAGCAAGGACCAAGTACAGGGGAGAGGAGAACTAAGTATGGCAGGGAGTCGAGTGCAGCCCCGGTAGCTGCACCAACGAGCAGGGGAGGGTGGTGGCCCGTGGCTCAGGCTGATCGCATCCGTGATCCCGCCCGTCAGCCACGGTGGGCGTCACTGTCGGCTGCCGCCGCGGGGCACGAGGTACACCCGGGCGCGCACCACCGCGGCGTTGCACAGCTTGAACCCCGGCGCCACCGCGAACCCGACCACCATGCCGGCGCCGCGCGGCGCGGGCTCGGCCACGCTCTCCATGTACTCCGGGTGGAACTCGGCGCCGCGCCCGGCCTCGAAGTGGCTGGGCGGCGGCTCCAGCGCGAACGCCAGCAGGTGCAGCAGCCACACCGCCTTGGCCGCCCGCAGGAACTCCCCGTAGAACGGCGTGCGCGGGTGCGCGCCCGCGCCCACGGCCTTCTTGTGCTCGTCGGAACCAAGGACGGCCTCCTCCACGCGCGGCGGGAGCAGGGACGCGAACTTGCTGGCGGCGTACCGCCCGAAGGCGCACGTCGGGAGCACGCCCAGGAGCTCGCCGGGGTCCATGCCGCGCATGTCGCGGAACTGCGCGTACCGCTcccgccggaacgccgccgggtcgaggagggaggagagggagcCGTCCAGGTAGAAGGACTCGTGCTCGAAGCCGCCGAGCAGGACGGCCGTCGCGTGCGCCTCCAGCGCGTGCTTGGCGAGCTGCGGGGAGGAGACCGGGATCTTGGTGACGGACCGGGTGGCCGCCGCCGGGTCCAGCCCCGCCGCGCGGAGGAGGTGGAGCAGGTGCGCCGCGAACGCACGCGTCGCCGCGCGGGCCTGCTCCGCGCAGGTGACGaacagctccgccgtcgccgcgccgACCTCCGCGGCGGGGGCGGCCGCGAGGGTGTGGTGGTGCTTCTTGGAGGGGTGGAGGCGCGCGTTGCGGCGGTTTGTTGCGGTGGCGAGCTTCTCCTTGAGGCCGTCCACCTCGGCCTGCTTGCCCTGGAGCTGGCGGCGGAGGTCGTCGAGCGCGGCCTCGTAGGGCGCGACGGCCTCGCGGAGCGGCGGCGCGGAGGGGCTCGGGCGCGGGATGCGGCCGcccgggctggcggcggcgcggcggaagCGGTCGCGGAGGCgcgcgaggtggcggagctcggcGACGACGCCGGCGTCGGCGGCGCGCATCCGGTCGGGGTCCCAGGGGCAGTGCGCGCCCTGGAGCGCCGCGTACGCGCGGCGCACGCCGGAGACGGCGTCGAACACCTCCGCCATGAGGGACTCCGCGTCGCCCGCCCGCTCGGccccctccgcctcctcctcggcgGCCGCGGCATTCTTGGTCCGCCTCttctgctcctccccctcctcccagaTCCTGAGCCTCCGGGCCTCGTCGTCGCCCTCCTCCGCGCCCGCGCGGACCGCGGGGCGCGGGCATTCCTCGTGGGTGGCGGCGTCCCCGAAGTCGGCGAaggggtcgtcgtcgtcgtcgtcgtcgaggtCGGAGCCGTGGTGGGCGTAGTTGCCCGGGAAGCGGTTGGAGAGGCAGGAGGAGGCGACGCGGTGGATCAGATCGCCGATGGTGACCGCCTTGCTCGCCATCTCCCTCTCGCTGGGTTGCAGTTGGACTCTGTGACTGCGCTCGTGGTCGTGGGTGGCGGATTCAAGGGAGGGAAGGAAAAGAGAGAGATGCTCTGCGGTGTGGAGCGCGGCTAGATGCGGACAAGGGAGTGAGCTGAGCCGAGCTGGTCCCGTGCCGCTGATAACTTTTACGTACGTGTTTTAATCTCTGGTCAGCTGTGAGTGAACAGTGAGCACCGTCACTTCCATAGTATTATTATTAGCTGCTAATAAAGTACTCTCTTctctccgtaaacaaatataagagcgtttacatcactactttagtgatctccCTTGTACACAGTGATACTCACATGGTACTCCCTTTATATTTCGAAGGAAACATACTAGTACTCCCTTGTATTCGAACATACCAATCATGGGCTGTGACTTGTGAGCCCACTAAGCCATGTGATGGTTTAGCCAAAAACTTGTAAAAAGTGACCAGCCCAtccttagggcctctttgattcgtacgaTTTTCAAACCCTATTTAGTGCTGCAGGCGCCAGTTATAGGGCAATttgttaacgggcgcctgcagtgcccccacgctgggccggcccatcgaaATACTAGGAGTGACATAAAACTTGTTTTATTTCTTGTTCTCTACAGCCACGGGAGTCCCCTGTTTTAGGAAGCTTCCAAACCGGGTTTTTTCCTGATCCGTGCTCACTGCCTGGGAGGTTTTTATTTGGGTTGCctttattttttgttctttttaaatGCGCATTTTTAAAATTCGTTTTTTTCTAAATTGATGGTTttctatttttgtgtttttatatgAAAATCGTGGtcatttttcaaattttgaactttttttgaaaatcaaCGAACTTATTTCTAATTTGATGAGGCTTTTaaaattttgatgatttttttttcaaatttgatgaactttttccaatttttatgaattttttatcaaattcaatgattttttttcaagtttgatgaagtttttttcaaaatagatgaaccttttttcaattttgatgaattTGAGAAACCCGCTTGAAAATGTTCATAAAAAATCGTTCGACACCTCATGGTCCGAAGTGATGGGTTCCTTGCAAGCCAACCCATGTTCCTACGCTAGTGGGCGATGTGAGTGATACATATTGCTATAAGCGGGACATATCATATTATTTCTATGAGCTAATGAGTTGTTTCATCATGGCCCTCTCTTCATAGGCCTTCCCTTCTGGAAAAGAAGAGAAAACCTGTGAAAGGAGGGGCCCGGATGAATCCCAGCCTAGGCCTCCTCAGTGGCAGGCCATGTTCTCTCATTGTAGGATAACTCATCAAAGATGGGCCACTCTAAAAATAAAGCCTGTCACAGCCTAACGCGTTGCATTTTGATACGGATATATGCCTGGATTCTTTTATGTTATCCAGGGGGTGTGTGAATATCTCAAAAAAATTGATCAGGAAATTTTGGCGGGGAAGTAAAAATGGGCAGCATAAAGTCAGTTGGGTTTCTTCAAACTCAATGACACAACCCAAGTTTATGGGTGGAGTGGGCTTCAGAGATCATGAGCTTTTCAACCTAGCTATGCTCCTAGACAAGCATGTCACATTTTGCAGCAGCCTAATTCTCTTTGCGCAAGGATGTTAAAAGAAATTTACTTCGTGGACACCTCCATATTAGGTGCAGAATTGGGAACACACTCATCCCAAATATGGCGGGTAGTAGTGGAAGGTTCATATGtttccaacgtatttataatttttaattgttccatactattatattaacTGTGTTGGACGTTAATGGACTTTAttttatacttttatattattttgggactaacctactaacccaaggcccagtgcaaattgctttttttttacctatttcagtgtttcgcagaaaaggaatatcaaacagaatccaaacggaatgaaaccatcgggagagttgtttttggaacaaacgtgatccagaggacttggagtagacgtcaagcaaccaacgaggtggccacgaggcaggggcacgcctaccccctaggcgcgccctcccccctcgtgggccccttgtggctccacctacctacttcttcctcctatatttaAATACATTATAACCGAACACTTTTCCAACCCTCTCAAGTAATCAGCAATTTTGGCCGTCGGATCCCACCTCTAAGTCACTTTTGGC encodes the following:
- the LOC123105729 gene encoding protein GRAVITROPIC IN THE LIGHT 1 — its product is MASKAVTIGDLIHRVASSCLSNRFPGNYAHHGSDLDDDDDDDPFADFGDAATHEECPRPAVRAGAEEGDDEARRLRIWEEGEEQKRRTKNAAAAEEEAEGAERAGDAESLMAEVFDAVSGVRRAYAALQGAHCPWDPDRMRAADAGVVAELRHLARLRDRFRRAAASPGGRIPRPSPSAPPLREAVAPYEAALDDLRRQLQGKQAEVDGLKEKLATATNRRNARLHPSKKHHHTLAAAPAAEVGAATAELFVTCAEQARAATRAFAAHLLHLLRAAGLDPAAATRSVTKIPVSSPQLAKHALEAHATAVLLGGFEHESFYLDGSLSSLLDPAAFRRERYAQFRDMRGMDPGELLGVLPTCAFGRYAASKFASLLPPRVEEAVLGSDEHKKAVGAGAHPRTPFYGEFLRAAKAVWLLHLLAFALEPPPSHFEAGRGAEFHPEYMESVAEPAPRGAGMVVGFAVAPGFKLCNAAVVRARVYLVPRGGSRQ